From a region of the Candidatus Omnitrophota bacterium genome:
- a CDS encoding extracellular solute-binding protein, translating to MKVRNIHFFAGIGMCAALFIALQGCGGSDKSEETTTPKKSSSSITVYTSVDRDYAEPIIEGFKQVHPEITVNAKYDAELTKTTGLYTLILNEKSNPQADVFWNSEIVRTIQLKQQGVLQPYQSPSAQEIPDRFKDKEGYWTGFSARARVMIINNNLVPETETPSAVPSLIDAKYIGKTAMAIPMFGTTCDHMAALYTIMGEGRFGVLMMKMKGNQVKLLQGNAMVRDEAAAGTIAYGLTDTDDVIPLLEQSQPVRMAFLDQDGAGTLLIPNTVSLIKDAPNTEGGKIFIDYLLSPEVEARLAESRARQIPLRASVPRQPVVPDLAKIKVMDVDYEVLAKNVEPCLEFLRKVFN from the coding sequence TTGAAGGTTAGAAATATTCATTTCTTCGCAGGTATTGGAATGTGCGCGGCGTTATTCATTGCTCTCCAAGGCTGCGGCGGCTCCGATAAGTCTGAAGAAACAACGACTCCGAAAAAATCTAGTTCCTCCATCACCGTCTACACTTCCGTTGACCGCGATTACGCCGAGCCGATTATCGAGGGCTTCAAACAAGTTCATCCCGAAATAACCGTTAACGCTAAGTACGATGCGGAACTGACGAAGACAACCGGCCTCTATACCCTCATTCTCAACGAAAAAAGCAATCCCCAAGCGGACGTATTTTGGAATTCCGAAATCGTCCGCACCATTCAACTGAAGCAGCAAGGCGTCTTGCAGCCTTATCAATCCCCTTCCGCACAGGAGATTCCTGATCGATTCAAGGATAAGGAAGGGTATTGGACGGGATTTTCCGCCCGGGCGCGGGTGATGATTATTAACAATAATCTCGTGCCGGAGACGGAAACGCCCAGCGCGGTTCCTTCGCTAATCGATGCGAAATACATCGGCAAAACCGCAATGGCGATTCCCATGTTCGGCACGACGTGCGATCACATGGCGGCGCTCTATACCATTATGGGCGAAGGGCGCTTTGGCGTTCTCATGATGAAAATGAAGGGGAACCAGGTCAAATTGCTGCAAGGCAACGCGATGGTTCGGGACGAAGCGGCGGCGGGAACTATTGCCTATGGTTTGACGGATACCGACGACGTGATTCCTCTTCTCGAACAAAGCCAGCCGGTGCGTATGGCGTTCCTGGATCAGGACGGCGCGGGTACGCTGCTCATCCCCAATACCGTATCTCTTATCAAAGACGCGCCTAATACGGAAGGCGGGAAGATTTTTATCGATTACCTGCTTTCCCCTGAAGTGGAAGCGCGGCTGGCGGAAAGCCGCGCCCGGCAAATTCCCTTGCGAGCATCGGTCCCGCGCCAGCCGGTTGTTCCCGATCTCGCCAAGATCAAGGTTATGGATGTCGATTACGAAGTCCTCGCCAAGAACGTGGAACCGTGCCTGGAATTTCTGCGAAAAGTATTCAATTGA
- a CDS encoding ABC transporter ATP-binding protein, which translates to MDFINETNESSVTLKSIFISYGKTEALRGVSFHAPQGEITALFGPSGAGKTTCLRLIAGLEKPSAGTIHIGTRLVSAENVWIPPRRRGVGFCFQEPALWPALRVREHVELPMRENGLHADERRKQAAALLDRFSLLPLAERKPEQLSGGEQKRLAFARTLANDPKILLLDEPLSSVEGPLRDELIDLIHSCKRNGTVILIVTHQLDEAFALADHLAILQEGRLLREGATQEVFLNPQSIAAAKLLGYRNFFPVHAKEDGIHSPFGMWVCAEKRQGEGLAAALPGDFIVERCEEGEGVVQACWFSGRGYRIRAAMGDRLVEGISSTTLPVGERVKVRLQGAPIWLEGKE; encoded by the coding sequence ATGGATTTTATCAATGAAACCAATGAATCCAGCGTTACGTTAAAATCCATCTTTATCTCTTATGGAAAAACGGAAGCGCTGCGCGGCGTGAGTTTTCATGCGCCCCAAGGAGAAATCACCGCGCTTTTCGGTCCGTCCGGCGCGGGTAAAACGACCTGTCTGCGCCTTATTGCGGGTTTGGAAAAACCGTCGGCGGGAACCATCCACATTGGAACACGACTCGTCAGCGCCGAAAACGTATGGATTCCTCCCCGCCGCCGGGGAGTGGGATTCTGCTTTCAGGAACCGGCGTTATGGCCTGCGCTGAGGGTGAGGGAGCATGTCGAATTGCCGATGAGGGAGAATGGACTCCATGCGGACGAACGGCGGAAGCAGGCTGCCGCCTTGCTGGATCGCTTCAGCCTCTTGCCGCTGGCGGAACGCAAACCGGAGCAACTGTCGGGCGGCGAGCAAAAGCGCCTCGCCTTCGCCCGCACTCTAGCCAACGATCCCAAAATACTGCTCTTGGACGAGCCGCTCTCCAGCGTTGAAGGTCCATTGCGCGATGAACTGATCGATTTGATTCACAGCTGCAAACGAAACGGAACCGTCATTCTTATCGTAACCCATCAATTGGACGAAGCGTTCGCCCTGGCGGATCACCTGGCGATTTTGCAAGAAGGCCGTTTGTTGCGCGAGGGCGCAACGCAAGAGGTTTTTCTGAATCCGCAATCGATCGCAGCGGCGAAATTATTGGGCTACCGCAATTTTTTCCCTGTCCATGCCAAAGAGGACGGGATTCATTCCCCGTTCGGAATGTGGGTATGCGCGGAAAAACGCCAGGGGGAAGGCTTAGCGGCGGCTTTGCCCGGCGATTTCATTGTGGAACGATGCGAGGAAGGCGAAGGCGTTGTTCAAGCCTGCTGGTTTTCCGGACGCGGTTATAGGATCAGAGCGGCAATGGGGGACCGGCTCGTCGAGGGGATTTCCTCTACGACATTGCCGGTAGGAGAACGGGTGAAGGTTCGGCTTCAAGGCGCGCCGATATGGTTGGAAGGAAAAGAATGA
- a CDS encoding 6-bladed beta-propeller — translation MNALRARWIIFLIVLILMGNCSGEEGAKSGVSVWGSRGKQPGRFGTPRAILARQGAVFVIDRTGRVQKFDEEGAFILQWTLEKIDNGTPTGLAVDAAGDVWIPDTHNSRILHYRNDGTFVSSFGEYGKEPGKFIFPTDMTFGDQGELFIAEYGEIDRIQVFTPEGNYLRGWGEYGSGEGQFNRAMGIVKAYDSLLYIADSVNDRVVVCSQAGEFVRQFGHKGSGKGELSFPYGIDADEEGNIYVCEYGNNRLHKFSPTGQSLGTWGRLGGAVGELAQPWGVAVDKGKVFAADSKNHRIQVVSTKAFD, via the coding sequence ATGAACGCTTTGCGCGCACGATGGATAATCTTTCTAATTGTATTGATTCTAATGGGAAATTGCTCGGGAGAAGAGGGCGCGAAAAGCGGAGTATCCGTATGGGGATCACGGGGAAAACAGCCGGGACGCTTCGGAACGCCGCGCGCCATTCTTGCGCGCCAAGGCGCCGTCTTCGTCATCGATCGCACCGGACGAGTGCAAAAATTCGATGAAGAGGGAGCGTTTATTCTGCAATGGACGCTGGAGAAAATCGATAACGGAACGCCGACGGGCCTAGCGGTAGACGCGGCGGGGGATGTGTGGATTCCCGACACTCACAATTCCCGCATATTGCATTACCGCAACGATGGAACATTCGTATCCTCGTTCGGCGAATATGGAAAAGAGCCAGGGAAATTTATATTTCCCACGGATATGACGTTTGGCGATCAAGGGGAACTCTTCATCGCCGAATACGGCGAAATCGACCGCATTCAAGTCTTCACGCCGGAAGGAAATTACTTGCGGGGATGGGGAGAATACGGTTCCGGCGAAGGGCAATTCAACCGCGCTATGGGCATTGTCAAAGCTTACGATAGCCTTCTCTATATTGCCGATTCGGTAAACGATCGCGTCGTGGTTTGCAGCCAAGCGGGCGAATTTGTCCGGCAATTCGGACATAAAGGAAGCGGGAAAGGAGAATTGTCGTTTCCCTACGGCATCGACGCCGACGAGGAAGGAAACATTTACGTTTGCGAGTATGGAAACAACCGCCTGCATAAATTTTCACCCACAGGGCAAAGCCTGGGAACCTGGGGCCGCCTAGGCGGCGCCGTTGGAGAATTGGCTCAACCTTGGGGCGTCGCGGTAGACAAAGGCAAGGTCTTCGCCGCCGATTCTAAAAACCACCGCATTCAAGTCGTCTCCACAAAAGCGTTCGATTGA
- a CDS encoding alpha/beta hydrolase-fold protein: protein MNSIKNAVLCLIAIATMSQAQAADISGVWKAEFDTQIGLQKYVFTFTQDGGKIIGKANSIIGDEKRETELQDIKMDGDAITFFETYSFQGNDLRIDYKGTLAGDEIKFTRQVGEFATEELTAKRETAPSQDQKSADSSARPNANESQRRAPEIELGPDDKPAYPPAPEGFDQVRANIDHGQFEGVEYDSKAVGFKRKMVIYLPPKYSKSKKYPVLYLLHGIGDIEVDWSQKGKANIILDNLIADKKIVPMIVVMPNGRAAKGMTPQTPWGEQFPAFEAFENDLLGDVIPYVESHYSVKDGRENRAIAGLSMGGGQTLNFGLQHLDVFAWIGGFSSAPNTKPIETLVPHPEDAAKKIKLLWISCGDEDGLINISQNAHAYLKKHNVPHTWHVETGGHTWAVWKNDLYLLSQLLFR from the coding sequence ATGAATTCTATAAAAAACGCCGTTTTATGCTTGATCGCAATAGCAACGATGAGCCAAGCCCAGGCCGCCGATATTTCCGGCGTATGGAAAGCCGAATTCGACACGCAAATCGGCCTGCAAAAGTACGTCTTCACATTTACGCAGGACGGCGGCAAGATAATCGGAAAAGCCAATTCCATTATTGGCGACGAGAAACGCGAAACGGAATTGCAGGATATCAAAATGGATGGAGACGCAATAACATTTTTCGAGACATATTCATTTCAAGGCAACGACCTTCGCATCGACTATAAAGGAACACTGGCTGGCGATGAAATCAAATTCACGCGCCAGGTCGGCGAATTCGCGACTGAGGAACTTACGGCCAAGCGGGAAACCGCTCCGTCGCAAGATCAAAAATCCGCCGATTCGTCTGCTCGTCCCAACGCGAACGAAAGTCAACGAAGAGCGCCTGAAATCGAACTGGGACCGGACGACAAGCCCGCTTATCCCCCGGCGCCCGAGGGCTTCGACCAAGTGCGCGCAAATATCGACCACGGCCAATTCGAAGGCGTTGAATACGATTCCAAGGCCGTCGGCTTCAAACGAAAAATGGTGATCTACTTGCCGCCCAAGTATTCGAAAAGCAAAAAATACCCGGTTCTTTATCTCTTACACGGCATCGGCGATATCGAGGTGGATTGGAGCCAGAAAGGTAAGGCGAATATTATTCTCGACAATCTTATCGCCGACAAAAAAATAGTCCCCATGATCGTCGTTATGCCCAATGGCAGAGCGGCGAAAGGCATGACTCCGCAAACGCCGTGGGGCGAGCAGTTTCCCGCCTTTGAAGCCTTCGAGAACGATCTGTTGGGCGATGTCATTCCCTATGTCGAGTCGCATTATTCTGTGAAAGATGGCCGTGAGAATCGCGCCATCGCCGGACTTTCAATGGGCGGCGGACAGACGCTGAATTTCGGCCTGCAGCATCTTGACGTTTTCGCTTGGATCGGTGGATTTTCCTCCGCGCCCAACACAAAGCCGATCGAGACGCTCGTTCCCCATCCCGAAGACGCGGCGAAAAAGATTAAGTTGCTCTGGATTTCCTGCGGAGACGAAGATGGATTGATTAACATCAGCCAAAACGCCCACGCCTATCTCAAAAAACATAACGTTCCACATACCTGGCACGTAGAAACCGGCGGACATACGTGGGCTGTATGGAAAAACGATCTTTATCTGCTATCTCAACTGTTGTTCCGGTGA
- a CDS encoding argininosuccinate synthase: MADIKKVVLAYSGGLDTSVIIPWLIENYGCEVIAFAADIGQGEELAPLEEKAIKSGASKIYIEDLREEFLRDFCVPMLHAEAIYERRYLLGTSIARPLIAKGQVAVALKEGADAVAHGATGKGNDQVRFELTYQALAPGLKAIVPWREWDIRSREDAVEYAKKRNIPVPVTAKKPYSMDRNIWHLSFEGGILEDPASEPPQDMFILTTNPEDAPNEPEYVEIEFEQGVPSAVNGQRLGLVDLLTRLNELGGKHGVGRVDLVENRLVGMKSRGVYETPGGTLLHIAHSALLSLTCDRDTLHYRHILAERYAELVYYGQWYSPLRKALDAFFQESERFVTGIVRLKLYKGNAYLAGRKSPNSLYRLDYATFGKDEVYNQKDAEGFIRLFGLPTKIVNMMRKE, encoded by the coding sequence ATGGCTGACATTAAGAAAGTCGTCCTGGCGTACTCCGGGGGATTGGACACGTCCGTCATCATTCCCTGGCTCATCGAAAACTACGGCTGCGAAGTCATCGCCTTTGCGGCGGACATCGGGCAAGGCGAAGAACTGGCGCCCTTGGAAGAGAAAGCCATCAAATCCGGCGCTTCCAAAATCTATATCGAAGACCTGCGCGAAGAGTTTCTGCGCGATTTCTGCGTTCCCATGCTTCACGCCGAAGCCATTTACGAACGCCGCTATCTTCTGGGAACCTCCATCGCCCGTCCTTTGATCGCCAAAGGCCAGGTCGCCGTCGCCCTCAAGGAAGGCGCGGACGCCGTCGCTCACGGCGCCACCGGCAAAGGCAACGACCAGGTGCGCTTCGAACTGACATACCAGGCGCTCGCTCCCGGTTTGAAAGCCATCGTCCCTTGGCGCGAGTGGGACATCCGCTCCCGCGAGGACGCCGTCGAATACGCCAAAAAGCGCAACATCCCCGTGCCCGTTACGGCGAAGAAGCCCTACTCCATGGACCGCAATATTTGGCATCTCTCTTTCGAAGGCGGCATCCTGGAAGACCCCGCAAGCGAACCGCCGCAAGACATGTTCATTCTTACGACGAATCCGGAAGACGCCCCCAACGAACCGGAATACGTTGAGATTGAATTCGAGCAAGGCGTTCCCTCGGCGGTAAACGGCCAGCGCCTGGGCTTAGTCGATCTCCTCACCCGCCTCAACGAACTAGGCGGCAAGCACGGCGTTGGCCGCGTCGATTTGGTGGAAAACCGCCTTGTGGGCATGAAATCGCGCGGCGTCTACGAAACCCCCGGCGGAACGCTGTTGCACATCGCCCATAGCGCCTTGTTGTCGCTGACTTGCGACCGCGACACGCTGCATTATCGCCACATCCTCGCCGAGCGCTACGCCGAACTCGTCTACTACGGCCAATGGTACTCCCCGCTGCGCAAAGCCTTGGACGCCTTCTTCCAGGAATCGGAACGCTTCGTCACCGGAATCGTCCGATTAAAACTTTACAAGGGCAACGCCTATCTCGCAGGACGCAAGTCGCCCAATTCGCTCTACCGGCTGGATTACGCCACTTTCGGAAAGGACGAAGTCTACAACCAAAAAGACGCTGAAGGCTTCATCCGCCTTTTCGGTTTGCCCACGAAGATCGTCAATATGATGCGCAAGGAATAA
- a CDS encoding formylglycine-generating enzyme family protein — translation MRNVIQRPVWIFLFCGILFACAQQDALNGNPAITVDLGILPQNAKPLEMALIKAGAFIMGSASSERGRHNWEWPQHRVTITNDFYLSKYEATQAQWEAVMGSNPANGYGVGANYPVYYVTWYDCQEFIKRLNQTGQGLFRLPTEAEWEYACRAGTSTRFSHGDVLECGDICEFCEEHDRYMWWCGNNRPYGAKEAGRKRPNPFGLYDMHGNVYEWCQDWWEYPYERKDVIDPRGPKEGTHRVLRGGGWEYDAAGCRSAFRYGYSPDDRRSCSGFGLRVAATRMMRLD, via the coding sequence ATGAGAAATGTTATTCAACGGCCTGTATGGATTTTTCTTTTTTGCGGGATTCTTTTTGCTTGCGCGCAACAGGATGCGTTGAACGGCAATCCGGCAATCACAGTCGATCTGGGAATCCTTCCCCAAAACGCCAAGCCGTTGGAAATGGCGTTAATCAAAGCGGGCGCATTCATTATGGGGTCTGCATCCAGCGAACGAGGGCGTCACAATTGGGAATGGCCGCAGCATCGGGTAACTATTACCAACGATTTCTATTTGAGCAAATATGAAGCGACCCAAGCTCAATGGGAAGCCGTGATGGGTTCCAATCCCGCCAACGGTTATGGCGTTGGAGCAAACTACCCGGTCTATTACGTAACCTGGTACGATTGCCAGGAATTCATTAAACGATTGAATCAAACCGGCCAAGGACTTTTCCGTTTGCCTACCGAAGCGGAATGGGAATACGCCTGCCGGGCGGGAACCTCAACGAGGTTTTCCCACGGAGATGTATTGGAATGTGGGGATATATGCGAATTTTGCGAAGAGCATGATCGCTATATGTGGTGGTGCGGCAACAATCGTCCCTACGGCGCCAAAGAAGCGGGACGAAAGCGGCCTAATCCCTTTGGCTTGTACGATATGCATGGCAACGTCTACGAATGGTGCCAAGATTGGTGGGAATATCCTTATGAAAGAAAAGATGTTATAGATCCTCGAGGCCCAAAAGAAGGAACGCATCGAGTTCTACGCGGCGGCGGTTGGGAATACGACGCCGCGGGATGCCGTTCGGCGTTTCGATACGGCTACTCGCCGGACGACCGCCGCAGTTGCAGTGGATTTGGCTTGCGCGTGGCGGCGACTCGAATGATGCGCCTCGATTAA
- a CDS encoding PQQ-binding-like beta-propeller repeat protein: protein MSESVLGKIISASFALAGIAALCLWIASRPPMTFEERVPGQDKSGAASEGGRTGPEGVLLTSGEIPASLQPRPDGLPADLRGAWPCFRGKDLDNICKDNFKPTPKDSGFTELWSLDVGEGFAGAAVLNGRVYMLDYDREKKADALRCLSLAEGKEIWRYTYPENVKRNHGMSRTIPYVTEKYVVSIGPKCQVTCLNSKTGEKKWSLDLVNAYDAEVPPWYAGQCPLIDGDRVILAPGGSALMIAVDIETGETVWESPNPNDWKMTHSSITPMDFNGRRMYVYCASGGVAGVSAKDGSILWETPEWTIRMANVPSPLAIGDERLFLSGGYKAGSMMLKLEENSGRIVPSILFRLKPERFGSPQHTPILYNGFIYGIRPDGMLVCLDLDGNEKWNSTSAYKFGLGPYTIAGSLIYAMNDNGLLSRVEAAPDGFRLWDQTQVLQGSDSWAPIAVASGRLILRDLTRMVCLRAGTPE, encoded by the coding sequence TTGAGCGAATCCGTTCTTGGCAAAATCATCAGCGCTAGCTTCGCCTTGGCGGGGATCGCCGCCCTCTGCCTTTGGATTGCCTCTCGTCCGCCGATGACTTTTGAGGAGCGCGTTCCCGGACAGGATAAATCCGGCGCCGCCTCCGAAGGCGGCCGAACGGGACCGGAAGGCGTGTTATTAACCTCAGGCGAAATACCTGCGAGTTTACAGCCAAGACCGGACGGCCTGCCGGCGGATCTGCGCGGCGCATGGCCTTGTTTTCGCGGTAAAGACCTGGACAACATCTGCAAGGACAATTTTAAGCCTACCCCCAAAGACAGCGGTTTTACCGAATTATGGTCGCTCGACGTCGGAGAAGGTTTTGCTGGAGCGGCGGTGTTAAATGGCCGGGTGTACATGCTGGATTACGATCGGGAAAAGAAAGCCGACGCTTTGCGCTGTCTCTCTTTAGCGGAAGGCAAGGAAATTTGGAGATATACCTATCCCGAAAACGTCAAACGCAATCATGGAATGAGCCGGACGATTCCTTATGTGACGGAAAAATACGTCGTATCCATCGGTCCTAAGTGTCAAGTAACTTGTCTGAATTCGAAGACGGGCGAAAAAAAGTGGTCGTTGGATTTGGTGAACGCTTACGACGCCGAAGTCCCTCCCTGGTACGCCGGTCAATGTCCTTTGATCGACGGCGATAGAGTTATTCTGGCGCCGGGCGGCTCCGCTCTGATGATAGCCGTCGATATCGAAACTGGCGAAACGGTATGGGAAAGCCCCAATCCAAACGACTGGAAAATGACCCATTCGTCGATCACTCCTATGGATTTCAATGGGCGGAGAATGTATGTCTATTGCGCCAGCGGGGGAGTCGCGGGCGTTTCTGCGAAGGATGGGAGCATCTTGTGGGAAACGCCGGAATGGACTATTCGCATGGCCAATGTTCCCTCTCCTTTAGCGATAGGAGATGAACGCCTCTTTCTCAGCGGCGGTTACAAAGCAGGCAGCATGATGTTAAAACTCGAAGAAAATTCAGGGCGCATCGTTCCTTCCATTCTCTTCCGATTAAAACCCGAGCGATTCGGCTCCCCTCAACATACTCCCATTCTCTATAATGGATTCATCTATGGAATCAGGCCGGACGGGATGTTAGTCTGCCTCGACCTGGACGGCAACGAGAAATGGAATAGCACTAGTGCCTATAAATTCGGCCTAGGTCCTTACACAATCGCCGGTTCTCTGATTTACGCAATGAACGACAACGGCCTGTTAAGCCGGGTGGAAGCCGCGCCGGATGGGTTTCGCCTTTGGGATCAAACTCAAGTTTTACAGGGAAGCGATTCGTGGGCGCCCATCGCCGTCGCTTCCGGCCGGTTGATTCTTCGCGATCTAACAAGAATGGTCTGCCTTCGGGCGGGGACGCCGGAATAA
- a CDS encoding PQQ-binding-like beta-propeller repeat protein — protein MKKAAAAVLLAFLLGLPAFLFFWNENRSPQRDDASRDKLTEKRKHDLQQGAAWPMFHGGQRLLGSTSDALPDELSLYWKFKTGGEVASSAALCDGRAYVGSEDGNLYALDLASGQEIWRFSAEDAIESSPCVLDGAVYVGSSDHYLYAIQAADGALKWKYKTGNRILGGVNWVRLQGENCPYILVGSYDKKLHCVNSETGKPEWIYATDHYINGAPAVRGDFVVIGGCDNMIHIVSDKNGEVVARVNAGSYIAASPVFEGNRVYIGQFVGEFLCIDAFTREILWRYEGKEPIFSTAALIGDRLVFGGHDKNLHCLNTKTGEPIWMFRTRAKIESSPAIAEDKVIVGSDDGRLYLVRLSDGKELWSYEIGAPISSSPAAAYGRVVVGSEDGNVYAFGPKID, from the coding sequence ATGAAAAAAGCAGCGGCGGCGGTTTTACTCGCATTTTTGCTTGGCCTGCCAGCGTTCCTGTTTTTCTGGAATGAGAACCGCTCGCCGCAGCGGGATGACGCGAGCCGCGACAAACTGACCGAAAAACGGAAACACGACCTCCAGCAAGGGGCGGCGTGGCCCATGTTTCACGGCGGCCAGCGGCTTTTAGGATCGACCAGCGATGCGCTGCCTGATGAATTATCGCTGTATTGGAAATTCAAAACGGGCGGAGAGGTTGCATCCTCGGCGGCGCTCTGCGATGGCCGCGCGTACGTTGGATCGGAAGACGGCAATCTTTACGCTCTCGATCTTGCTTCCGGACAAGAAATATGGCGCTTCTCCGCCGAGGATGCCATCGAGAGTTCGCCTTGCGTTCTGGACGGCGCCGTATACGTCGGATCGTCCGATCATTATCTCTACGCCATTCAAGCAGCCGACGGCGCTTTGAAATGGAAATATAAAACCGGCAATCGCATTTTAGGCGGCGTGAATTGGGTTCGCTTGCAGGGCGAGAATTGCCCATACATCCTAGTTGGGAGTTACGACAAAAAACTCCATTGCGTCAACTCGGAGACGGGTAAGCCAGAGTGGATCTACGCAACGGATCACTACATCAACGGCGCGCCAGCTGTGAGAGGCGATTTTGTAGTCATTGGCGGATGCGATAACATGATCCATATTGTCTCCGACAAAAACGGCGAAGTGGTCGCGCGCGTGAATGCGGGATCGTATATCGCCGCTTCACCGGTTTTCGAAGGGAATCGTGTATACATAGGGCAGTTTGTAGGAGAGTTTCTCTGCATCGATGCGTTTACGAGAGAAATTCTTTGGCGGTATGAAGGAAAGGAACCTATCTTTTCGACTGCCGCATTGATAGGCGACCGGCTTGTATTCGGCGGTCATGACAAAAACCTCCATTGTTTGAATACCAAAACCGGCGAGCCGATATGGATGTTTCGCACGCGCGCAAAAATCGAATCCAGCCCCGCCATTGCAGAAGATAAAGTTATTGTGGGATCGGACGACGGTCGTCTTTACCTAGTGCGCCTCTCGGACGGAAAGGAACTCTGGAGTTACGAGATCGGCGCTCCGATCAGCTCGTCGCCCGCCGCGGCGTACGGACGAGTCGTCGTAGGCTCGGAGGATGGCAACGTATATGCATTCGGACCCAAAATCGATTAA